The DNA sequence CGGGCAGCATCCGAGGAGCCTTTCGATACCACATGGTACACATGCATCTCCATATCACCATCAGTTTCCCCAACAATCACCAAAACCAAATGGAAAGGCACAGAGTTGATGAAATTTTCCATTTTCTTTGCTACCCTTCTTCGTTTCATTATTTCTAAGTATAGATGTCAGTTCAGTCAATCAAGCCATTTGTTCATGGAAAACTTGAGAGCAAAAGAAGCATCTTTTGTTTTATAATGTGTTATGAAGAAGAATGTAAGGGAAGGTGAATCTTATTGAGCAACTTTGTCCTGTCAAAATTGTCAACCGATGTGTTTCTTCAGGTTGTTTGGAAAATATTCAAGATTATTATTAGCACCTCAAATTTATATTCTTTTGCTTAAACAATTTCTTTTCCCCATTTGCCACCATAATCTCTTAATCTTTTCTCTTTTGTGCCATCAAACTCTGCGGCTCTCCTTAAATTATTCAGGCGCTTTTTGTTCATGGAAAGATGAGAAAGTAGatttattgaattaattatGTCCTGTTGTTTGTTCCTACATGATCCTGAAAGCTTATATCCTAGTTGTGGTTAAAAAACCTAAGGCTGTGTTTGAAAACAAATGTTTTTGCAAcgaattaaatttgatttgaaacaaAAAATTGTCTCATTAAAGCCATGTGATGAAATAAAATTGACTagtacataaaataataataaacaatacTTGGCATTGTAAGTCATTTTCATCATGCAAATGGATCAATGAGAATGCAAGCTCTCAACTGAATAAAATTGTAATTAAGAGAGTCAAGtttatcattaatttttcaGTTATTATATGAATAAAATTGTTTGAGTCATTTATTTATTACCTTAAAAATTTCATCAATGCTATTCCCTAAAAAGTATAATAAAACTTATAATGTTATATCActaaaaataagtattttttacTTTGATgacataaattggttattaaaaaaatattaatacatAAACATTAAACTAACTTGGGAATATTAAtaactgaaaaaaaaagaaaaaagaaaaagagtgcGACAAGATTGATAAAGAACAATTAAGAATCTGGCATGCGAATTAGGGGAAAGGTAATTACTTTAGAACGAATCTGTTGTGTTGTGTTGCTGTCAGGATTCAATTCCCGCTGACGAAAAATTCACTGCCTTGTGTTGTGGTGAGACAAAAATCACTTTTTTCCTTTCTTCATTTCCCAATTTCGTTGTCTTTAACAGTTACAGAACTCTCCAATTTCACTCTATTTCCCACTTGCAATTCACAATTCATTACGTTTCGCATTTGATCCACTTGCAGTCCTTTTTCTGTGTTCGTTTCTTTCCGCTTATTCTCGACAATCGTTTATCTCTCTGCTGACGTGGCTTTGTTTGTTATTAGCTTCTGTGTACTTGATTCTGTATTTAATAGAATTTGTTAATCCCATTTTTTAATGTGCTTCCTGTGTGTACGTAGCTGAAACgacgaaaattaaaaaattttctttcactTTTCCCTTTGAATTCAAACGCATAAAGTGGGGAGATTTTCCAAATGTCTCACAAAAGGGGATAAAATCATTAGGTCTTGCTGAATGGTGATAGTAGACAATCTATTACCTATCACATgatgaaaatttaatttttttcgttgtCTTTGTTTTGTTCAATTATGATTAAGATTTGTGTTACATTTGAATGGGGTGTGAAACCTAGTAGCTTGATGTACAAGAAAGACTGTGTATAAGAAACCTTTCTCTTCAGTTACTGTTTGTAGATTCCAATTATTTTGACCAGAATTCAATCATTCTGTTCTTTAATATGTTTTAATAGATATCCtttcccctttttatttttggaatttaAGTTGTTACATATTTCATGCATTACTTATGGAGCTTATTGAATATAATCCCAAGTTCTGCATCtgtgatatatatataaaaatatttgaggCATAACTGTTGGATTGGCGTCTTATTTTTGGTGCAGTTCCTAAAAGATGGGGCTAGCTCTTGGTTGTCTTCAAGTGGACCAGTCAACGGTAGCTATCAAGGAAGTTTTTGGGAAGTTCGATGATGTGCTTGAACCCGGTTGCCACTTTGTGCCTTGGTGTCTTGGCAATCAAGTAGCTGGTTACCTTTCTTTGCGTGTGCAGCAGCTTGATGTTCGTTGCGAAACCAAGACGAAGGTTTGTTCTTATTTCTATACAAGACAAAGGATTTGTCTAACTATATGATTGTGTTGAGCAACTGTCTTATGACACAAAATGATAAAATACATAGACACAAGATAGAGACAAGTTAAACAAAAAATGTGTTAGGAGTTTTGTCCTAGACAAAGACATTTCATTTGTTTCTGTATTTATCCATTTTCGCAAACAAATTTGTATATTCCAATGTCTTTTTGTCTTTCTCTTGAGACACCTACCAAACAAGGCCTATCATTATAAGTACTTCATTTCAATGTTATCTTTTAGTGTCTGTTCATTACCTATGCATGTTCATCTTTTACTACTATAGATATTGCAAttgtttttcttctctcttgATTTTATTTGCTTACCTGATCTTGATGTATCCAATACCATTAGGACAACGTCTTTGTCACCGTTGTTGCTTCTATCCAATATCGAGCACTTGCAGAAGGTGCCGTAGATGCATTTTACAAGCTTAGCAATACCAGAGCACAGATTCAAGCCTATGTCTTTGATGGTGTGGATTTGTGACGTATACTTCTCCAAAAAATTGGTTTCTTTGGATGTATCTGTATATTCAGGATGAGATTGATAAGTTTATGTTGTTATTGCAGTTATTAGGGCAAGTGTTCCAAAGATGGAACTAGACGCCTCTTTTGAACAGAAGAATGAAATTGCGAAAGCTGTAGAGGAAGAACTTGAAAAGGTAACTCATTTTTATGTACCTATTTTTTTACTTCtccctatttttctatgctgaGAACCAACGGTTTAGTTACTCATAATATTGATTTTTTTGCTTTCAAATAGGCAATGTGTGCTTATGGCTATGAGATAGTTCAGACTCTTATTGTGGATATCGAACCAGATGAGCATGTCAAGAGAGCCATGAACGAGATAAATGCTGGTATTCTTTCTGGATCTGCATCATCATACATTTTTATTAGATCAGAgttgtattttttgtttctcAGAGACATGCAAATAGAAGAAACATTCACATTATAGAAAATTTCCTGTCGAGAAGGAAATTCTATTAGTATCGATGTAATTCAGTGTCTAGTCTTCTTTTCAGCAAAAACTTTTCGTTTCTAAATCTACACGATACTTTATTTCGTTGAAAATAGCTGCGAGATTGAGGGTGGCTGCAAATGAGAAGGCCGAGGCGGAGAAGATTCTGCAGATTAAGAGAGCAGAAGGAGAAGCGGAGTCGAAGTATCTAGCAGGGCTTGGAATAGCCCGTCAACGCCAAGCCATTGTTGATGGCCTGAGGGACAGCGTGCTAGCCTTCTCAGAGAATGTCCCTGGGACAACATCAAAGGATGTCATGGACATGGTTCTGGTCACCCAATATTTTGATACATTGAAGGAAATCGGTGCATCCTCAAAATCCAATTCTGTTTTCGTTCCACATGGACCGGGAGCTGTTAAAGATATTTCTTCACAAATTAGAGAAGGTCTTCTTCAAGGAAATGTGGCTTAATCTTGAAATTTAGCATTCACATCAGTGGACAGTTGAGTTTAGCCTCTCAACTTTAGCtgcatattttcttgtttttgccATGACTCCTAAGCTGTTTGGTATGTCTTcaatatttttcctttttctctttccatTTGGTTCCATTGGAAAACTATGTCCCCATATTTTTGAATGTTTGTTATATTACAACAGATTCATATGTTAGAAATATAAATAATCGTTAATatgggaagaaaagaaaatgtggtGTAAGAAGGGTCTACTCTATGCGGGAAAAGGAGTTTCCCTTTTAAAATGCAGATTATTATGGGCAAGATCTTGCATTGTTAATTCAATTATTTGGATTATGTATCAAGATAATCTAATGGTTTAGATTCTATTATGGTTTTAGACCATCGTTGTTACTAAATCTACAATATTAGATATCCACTTAGCCAGCAAATACAGATTCCAACAAAACTGGGGTGTTACAAGCTTTTGTCACGAGTATTATGATTGTCAATATAACCAAAAACTAGATGCATTTACTACTGTCCTCTGCGTTAAATTTTCGATATACACTGAACAAGAATCTGATTTACAGAAACTATCACCTTTCAAGTTCAAAAACAACTCAAAGGTGAATCAATCAATGCCTTCCGTGTTGATTCGTTGAATAAAATACAggcaaatttaaaatttgtttataattatttttacatcCCAAGCCCACCAAGATATGTAACGATAATCAAGAACTCCAAAATGAAGGACTAAATGTTCATTGGGAAAGTGAATCCCCACCACTAAACTTATTGCCTCCACAATGAGAGACACAATCGATGAAATCGCAGAATCAAACTAGGCTCTAAGGCTTCAAGGCCACGGCAAGACCAACCTTTGCACTCTTCTCAATTGCCCCGGTATCCACTTCACCTGAGAGAGAGACCCGGGTTCTTGGATTCCAATCATGCTGGATCACAGCATTGGCCCTGCCATAGTTGTTCACCCGAGCTTTCACCAATGTTAGGGGGTCAAGTGCATGCTGTGTGCCAATAGTCAGCATGTTTTCATTGCTAGAAAAGCTGTGAGAAAGCTCGGCACCAACAGCAGTGTTTGTCAACGGGCTTACAACATGATAGTATGATGCATTGACGGTGTCACCCTTATCATTTCTACATTCATTAACAAAGttataacataaaaattatatataataataataacaacaaaagGGGGGCAAAAAGGTAACAATTTAGGTTGCATAAGAAAACAGATAAGCCTATCTATAAAATTGGAGGCCATAGTTACTAACTAAAAAGTGTTCGGTGTTTGGCCTACTTACACGGTTAGGGACGCAATAAGGTCAGCATGAGTGAAGTTTAGCCCTGCATTATATTTGATAAAGTTTCCAGAGGCAGTATCGAATGAAAGATCAGTCCCAACAGCAACCAAATCATTTCCAACCACACCAGAAAAGTTAACAATGGGAGTTGCTGTCAATCCAAGGCTGGTGCTTATTCCAGCATACTCGTGCCGGTACTGGAGTTCAACCTATTAAAGACCAATAGAGAGGAAATAAACTTATTGAGAATAACTTTATATGCCAGAATAGGTTAACCACAAGTTAATACAAGAAAATCTATATTGACTTTCTATGCCATCGATCATCGATCGAtactaactattttgagatatatcaaagaaaaattactaTTCTTTTTACCTTGCCAGATTTCTGATCTGGGAAAATGAAGCTAAAGATGGATTTGAGTCCAGGTGCAGGTTCATCCACGGTAACAGTAGTAAGTAGCTGAAAAGCATCCAAGTCAGTATAAAAGCTTGTAAAATATACATTGCAAAAGCTCTAACAAATCACTAAATTTTTGTCATATTGAGACTTGTGTATTTATTAGGCAACTTAAATATAAAAGCATACGTTAACTTCTTACCACATTACAAAAATGATTAAAGGTATAGCAAATGTTTGCTTTGTTATGGTCACACACAAGTAACTAGACCCGAAACTTCTACAAATAGACAAAATGGGAGTGAACTTGTTATATACTCCTGGATTCCATATTGATAATATGTAAGCGTATATTCATATACTGATGTATCTAGATATACCTTAATATACGAATCGTTGTACcagaaaaattcaaaacaacTACCAAAAATGGAATGGAGGGAGTATCACTAATGAGACATCCCATGCAAAAACGGCAGCTACAATTAAAAAGTAATCGTTACAATTGTAAAATCAACTAGTATCAAGGGCAAAATCATGCCAGCAATAAATTTCAACTCACATTTGAATTCGAGTCAACTTTAATATCGGTTGTGATGTTCTTGTTCTTCAGCTTAGTGTTGACATCTGCCAAATATATCTCACCCTTCCTGATTCCAGTTGAAGTGATTTCCTGAGTATAGAAACACCAATTGAAACCATAAAATCAGCAGAATCGAccacaaaaattaaaagaataattataataataaccgaaatagtagaaaaatataatgaaatttagaaaatgattaaaaaatacataaaaagcTCCAATCAATAAAACAACACTTCCATGATTAAACTGCACCAGAAAATTCTACTTCCAAGGTAAAATTTATTGTAAAATTTACCCCCAAAAATATGAGCTTACCACTCCAGTGGAAGTGTAAGTGGTGATAGTGAACTTGTGGTCGTTCTGATAATCCTTGAACAGAAGCTCTGCAATTCAATTTTTTGGTACAAATTAAACGAACACAAATCCATCAACAGACAGGGAAAAAACTGAATGATTAAggaaagtgaaaaagaaaaaaaatcagatACCTCGAGCTTTCTTTCCGATATCGGAGTAGAGACCTGGACCATTCACCATGTTTTTCCCCGGAAAATAGAAACTAAGATttatgagaaaaagaaaaaaaatgagggAAAATCTGTGTAGCGTGTAAAGTGTTCGAGGGTTTGAGCAATGCGAAGAACAAACCCTAATATTTGGGGAAGTGTTCGCCGAAACACAGAGGATGATCTACAGCCGTCGGATGTAATGTTAGATGAGGAGATGAATCTGTGGCCGTTGATTCGTAACACGAGGAAGTGGTGGCTCGAGAATCGGAACAAGGTGTTAAGTACTGGCGGCATATTCCGCCTACATTTTGGattctttcattttattttctttttcaatttatttattttgtttataaaaaattgGAATGTGTGACTGTTAGTATTTGATAATGCACGTGTCCAATACAATGGCACGTGTATTTTTCCTTTTATCTTAAAGGAAAACAAATTGGGAGCATAAGGAAAATTTGTTGTTAAACGAACTTGTGTTTGTGCTAAAACCATAGTGAATGATgatcaacaaaaagaaaaacaatacaATAGTGAATAATAGAGAGAGGGAGCTATATAAAAAACATATCACTTATAGTGTGTTATATTGAATTGAATTCTTTTTATAGTTAATTGCGAGGGCAAAATACATAGACCACCCAACTGAAGTTCAATATTACTAATATCATCTAAAGTAAGAAAAGGTTGATGGAGTATCTAAAGCTTCTTTTTTATGTAAATGGAATTAGGatattttgatttataaatGTACTAAATTGAATTAGGTAAAATAGATTTATTACGACAGTCTGAACTaaacataatttaaattagaccaAATAGATTTAGCACATGATTTCTAAATCCATGGTAATTTAAATTAGGCTGTTTC is a window from the Arachis stenosperma cultivar V10309 chromosome 3, arast.V10309.gnm1.PFL2, whole genome shotgun sequence genome containing:
- the LOC130968623 gene encoding hypersensitive-induced response protein 1, with product MGLALGCLQVDQSTVAIKEVFGKFDDVLEPGCHFVPWCLGNQVAGYLSLRVQQLDVRCETKTKDNVFVTVVASIQYRALAEGAVDAFYKLSNTRAQIQAYVFDVIRASVPKMELDASFEQKNEIAKAVEEELEKAMCAYGYEIVQTLIVDIEPDEHVKRAMNEINAAARLRVAANEKAEAEKILQIKRAEGEAESKYLAGLGIARQRQAIVDGLRDSVLAFSENVPGTTSKDVMDMVLVTQYFDTLKEIGASSKSNSVFVPHGPGAVKDISSQIREGLLQGNVA
- the LOC130968624 gene encoding mitochondrial outer membrane protein porin of 36 kDa-like, with the translated sequence MVNGPGLYSDIGKKARELLFKDYQNDHKFTITTYTSTGVEITSTGIRKGEIYLADVNTKLKNKNITTDIKVDSNSNLLTTVTVDEPAPGLKSIFSFIFPDQKSGKVELQYRHEYAGISTSLGLTATPIVNFSGVVGNDLVAVGTDLSFDTASGNFIKYNAGLNFTHADLIASLTVNDKGDTVNASYYHVVSPLTNTAVGAELSHSFSSNENMLTIGTQHALDPLTLVKARVNNYGRANAVIQHDWNPRTRVSLSGEVDTGAIEKSAKVGLAVALKP